In one Pempheris klunzingeri isolate RE-2024b chromosome 8, fPemKlu1.hap1, whole genome shotgun sequence genomic region, the following are encoded:
- the pop1 gene encoding ribonucleases P/MRP protein subunit POP1, translating into MSAAKVKMRGKKMRNQPVSVQYPSSPLNVENSSQNGGKTSVTGGDDGPSTERSKNPQQRGRWVRGHQRDGGGYAKEMPKCITAGAFAKARAAEVSAMLKAVTKTTGSCHVFGALPKHMRRRAMSHNTKRLPRRLRDVANRMREKSLQAGSKKKKEQAKSKSRKARRRHGNLLLEFNRRQRKNMWLETHIWHAKRFHMVKKWGYCLGVKPTYKCYRPCYRAMSSHCLLQDLSYYCCIELQGEEDKLLASLSQLTSKEAGPTFAAALSLSGRRQGSVVVYRAGQYPSQPLGPVSFLWRPRVQGSTHRQLWIWSHPTIKRDLLPELQTVCQCHEAVVPPVVPVVTPADVVPTQEKEPKPEKTPEAKQTAGSKRKRTSKDNSGPPAKKILGDGTRSPTTPVTWTSSSTGIVINDLTMEIVRYRLIGPQSHSVLAETLEAATDCDVTNKSQPSSLWWPEHCKDGSKMSLHQQQADVYHILKGIYSTGELPAGTVLGLTVDDPRLTLPTKKVKALPCVKQAQEVDEEKRKELILRGVSEQCCQSSLWEKSVRDNVTDNKISEQELNRMRSEVLVPGSRLSPTPLQGRVPILLVHQPGKQVGHEMSSWGAGWDLLLPKGWGMAFWVPLVYRGVRIGGLDMSLKHFQNKGAPHFPHDYPDCPAGVRFQEEQEAELLDKFKRRPPAKRTNYIKHGCLAPFCCPWQQLAEEWELISGEGGEERKGDRQTRTTTEADTVMEEEMTSRADITVAKPQSCVTVLRNRKSLRLLSGWCKPTTSKGQRSCRVGEVPPLDRSAAASLLTAHGMSLVWVRVSLLSKGKPELHAMVCAPTTEDLQLLNKDRGSSGPQEPPHRDHFKSRVKRRKKGPKKAAASSLSSDKTEGKQSDLPSASEPNPTTSEDPKSSSDFIFGLWPDPLPSVTSHCSRVTLGWVTQGDFSLSAGCGEALGFVSVAGLLNTLSNQPMEHRGMLLLRNPTSLHYRFAKINIEV; encoded by the exons ATGTCTGCAGCTAAGGTGAAGATGCGGGGGAAGAAGATGAGAAATCAGCCCGTCAGTGTGCAGTATCCATCCTCCCCCCTGAATGTGGAGAACAGCTCACAAAACGGAGGAAAAACCTCGGTCACCG GTGGAGATGATGGTCCATCTACAGAAAGGTCCAAGAACCCTCAGCAGAGGGGCAGATGGGTCCGTGGACACCAAAGAGATGGTGGGGGCTACGCCAAGGAGATGCCCAAGTGCATCACTG CTGGAGCTTTTGCCAAGGCCAGAGCGGCAGAGGTGAGTGCCATGCTTAAAGCCGTCACCAAGACAACGGGCAGCTGCCATGTGTTTGGAGCCCTTCCCAAACACATGAGGAGACGGGCCATGAGCCACAACACGAAGCGGCTCCCTCGCAGGCTGAGAGACGTGGCCAACAGAATG CGGGAGAAGAGTCTCCAGGCAGGctcgaagaagaagaaggaacaGGCAAAGAGCAAGAGCCGCAAGGCCCGCCGCCGACATGGAAATCTGCTGCTGGAGTTCAACCGCCGGCAGAGGAAGAACATGTGGCTGGAGACGCACATTTGGCACGCCAAGCGCTTCCACATGGTCAAAAAGTGGGGCTACTGCCTCGGGGTCAAACCCACATACAAATGCTACCGGCCTTGCTACAGAGCTATGAGCAGCCACTGCCTGCTGCAG GACCTTTCTTACTACTGCTGCATAGAGCTacaaggagaggaagacaagCTTCTGGCTTCTCTGTCACAGCTGACCAGCAAGGAGGCCG gaccCACATTTGCTGCAGCACTCAGTCTATCAGGGCGAAGACAGGGCAGTGTGGTGGTGTACAGAGCAGGACAGTACCCCTCGCAGCCCCTGGGCCCCGTCAGCTTCCTCTGGAGGCCCCGTGTGCAGGGCTCAACCCACAGGCAGCTGTGGATTTGGAGTCATCCTACTATTAAACGG GACCTCCTTCCTGAGTTACAAACTGTGTGCCAGTGTCATGAGGCTGTAGTTCCTCCAGTTGTTCCAGTGGTGACACCTGCTGACGTTGTTCCCACCCAAGAAAAAGAGCCAAAGCCTGAAAAGACCCCGGAGGCCAAGCAGACAGCTGGATCCAAGAGAAAGCGAACCAGTAAGGATAACAGTGGACCTCCTGCCAAGAAGATCCTGGGAGATGGAACCAGGTCTCCCACCACCCCAGTGACCTGGACGTCAAGCTCAACTGGAATAGTTATCAA TGATCTCACAATGGAGATTGTACGCTATCGCCTGATTGGACCACAGTCCCACTCTGTTCTGGCGGAAACCTTGGAAGCAGCTACAGACTGTGAT GTAACAAATAAATCCCAGCCCTCTTCCCTCTGGTGGCCCGAGCACTGCAAAGACGGGAGCAAGATGAGTTTGCACCAACAACAAGCTGATGTCTATCACATACTAAAAG GCATCTACTCGACTGGAGAGCTCCCCGCAGGCACAGTGCTGGGTCTGACGGTAGATGACCCCAGGCTGACTTTACCAACAAAGAAGGTTAAAGCTTTGCCCTGTGTAAAGCAGGCACAAG AGGTGGacgaggagaagaggaaggagctgATTTTGCGAGGAGTATCAGAACAGTGTTGTCAAAGTTCCCTGTGGGAGAAGTCTGTCCGCGACAACGTCACTGATAACAAGATATCAGAGCAG GAGTTAAACCGCATGAGAAGTGAGGTGCTGGTGCCGGGCTCCAGGCTGAGCCCCACTCCCCTGCAGGGCCGGGTCCCCATCCTGCTGGTTCACCAGCCAGGCAAGCAGGTGGGCCATGAGATGAGCTCCTGGGGGGCTGGATGGGACCTGCTGCTCCCTAAAGGATGGGGCATGGCCTTCTGGGTCCCACTG GTGTACAGAGGAGTTCGTATTGGAGGGCTGGACATGAGTCTGAAACACTTTCAGAATAAGGGCGCCCCCCACTTTCCCCATGATTACCCAGACTGCCCTGCAGGCGTTCGCttccaggaggagcaggaggccgaGCTCCTGGACAAGTTCAAAAG GCGTCCGCCCGCCAAAAGAACCAATTACATTAAACATGGCTGTCTGGCTCCGTTCTGTTGCCCGTGGCAACAGTTGGCAGAGGAGTGGGAGCTTATCTcgggggaaggaggagaggagagaaaaggagacaggCAGACCCGAACCACAACAGAGGCTgacacagtgatggaggaggagatgacATCACGTGCAGATATCACAGTCGCAAAGCCTCAGAGCTGCGTCACTGTACTGAG GAACAGAAAGTCGCTGCGGCTGCTCTCTGGTTGGTGCAAACCCACGACATctaaaggtcagaggtcgtgTCGTGTTGGGGAGGTGCCCCCTCTCGACCGTTCAGCCGCAGCATCGCTCCTCACGGCACACGGGATGAGTCTAGTGTGGGTGCGTGTGTCACTCCTGTCCAAGGGCAAACCGGAGCTCCACGCCATGGTGTGTGCGCCGACCACAgaggacctgcagctgctgaacaaAGACCGTGGCAGCAGCGGCCCCCAGGAGCCCCCGCACAGAGACCACTTTAAAAGCAGAGTGAAACGCAGAAAGAAGGGTCCAAAGAAAGCTGCTgcatcctctctgtcttctgaTAAGACTGAGGGCAAACAGTCAGACCTTCCCTCAGCCTCTGAGCCAAACCCCACCACATCCGAAGACCCCAAATCATCCTCGGACTTCATCTTCGGGTTGTGGCCGGATCCCCTGCCGAGTGTCACCTCCCACTGCTCCCGGGTGACTCTAGGCTGGGTCACTCAGGGcgatttctctctgtctgcaggctgtGGCGAGGCTCTTGGGTTTGTCAGTGTTGCCGGTCTCCTTAACACCCTCTCCAACCAGCCGATGGAGCACAGAGGAATGTTGTTGCTGCGCAACCCCACCTCCCTGCACTACCGCTTTGCTAAAATCAATATAGAGGTCTGA